Proteins encoded within one genomic window of Pseudomonas cannabina:
- the accA gene encoding acetyl-CoA carboxylase carboxyl transferase subunit alpha, which translates to MNPNFLDFEQPIADLQAKIEELRLVGNDNSLNIGDEISRLQDKSRTLTESIFGNLTSWQIARMARHPRRPYTLDYIENIFTEFDELHGDRRFSDDAAIVGGIARLDNQPVMVIGHQKGREVREKVRRNFGMPRPEGYRKACRLMEMAERFKMPILTFIDTPGAYPGIDAEERNQSEAIAWNLRVMARLKTPIIATVIGEGGSGGALAIGVCDQLNMLQYSTYAVISPEGCASILWKTAEKAPDAAEAMGITADRLKGLGIVDKVIAEPLGGAHRDPVAAADLIRESLSSQLAMLKELDNDALLARRYDRLMSYGL; encoded by the coding sequence ATGAACCCGAATTTTCTTGATTTCGAACAGCCTATCGCTGACTTGCAGGCCAAAATCGAAGAGCTGCGCCTGGTGGGTAACGACAACTCGCTGAACATCGGCGACGAAATCTCCCGGTTGCAGGACAAGAGCAGGACGCTTACCGAAAGCATCTTCGGTAACCTGACCAGCTGGCAGATCGCGCGCATGGCGCGTCACCCGCGTCGTCCGTACACGCTCGATTACATCGAAAACATCTTTACCGAGTTCGACGAACTGCATGGCGATCGGCGCTTCTCCGATGACGCAGCGATCGTCGGCGGCATTGCCCGTCTGGACAACCAGCCGGTGATGGTGATCGGTCATCAGAAAGGCCGTGAGGTTCGCGAGAAGGTTCGCCGCAACTTCGGTATGCCGCGTCCGGAAGGCTACCGCAAGGCCTGCCGTCTGATGGAGATGGCCGAGCGTTTCAAAATGCCGATCCTGACCTTCATCGACACGCCGGGCGCCTATCCGGGTATCGACGCTGAAGAGCGCAACCAGAGCGAAGCGATTGCCTGGAACCTGCGTGTCATGGCGCGTCTGAAAACCCCGATCATCGCTACCGTCATCGGTGAGGGCGGTTCCGGTGGTGCGCTGGCCATTGGCGTCTGCGACCAGTTGAACATGCTGCAATACTCGACCTACGCGGTCATCTCGCCGGAAGGCTGCGCTTCGATTCTGTGGAAGACCGCCGAGAAGGCGCCGGATGCTGCCGAAGCCATGGGCATCACTGCGGATCGGCTCAAGGGGCTGGGCATCGTCGACAAGGTTATCGCCGAGCCATTGGGTGGCGCGCATCGTGACCCAGTGGCGGCAGCCGATCTGATCCGTGAGTCGTTGAGCAGCCAACTGGCCATGCTCAAGGAACTGGACAACGACGCGCTGCTGGCTCGCCGTTACGACCGCCTGATGAGCTACGGTCTGTAA
- the tilS gene encoding tRNA lysidine(34) synthetase TilS, producing MTTSTRNGHDLAARLLQALAPWRAAPAWHIGFSGGLDSTVLLHLLADLSRRETLPALNAVHVHHGLQAAADAWPEHCRQVCQALGVAFERVRVQVEPGASIEQAARQARYAAFTDRLGEGDVLLTGQHRDDQAETLLFRLLRGAGVRGLAGMPVQRILGRGHLVRPLLAVSRTELEDYALQRGLTWVEDPSNDDQQFSRNFLRGQVLPLLTSRWPQASASLARTAVHLGEAQQLLDELAAQDIADAQATTPYAWLGLPVLNLEPLAGLSVARQRNALRYWLAPLTRLPDTDHWAGWDTLRDAAPDALPLWRLAEGTLYRAQSLLWWLPAGWERACSGPTLWHDPRAPLSLPGNGQLTLDDGAPDGPLQVRYRQGGEVMRIAGRGRRDLKRLLNEQAVPAFLRGRLPLLYRGDELLAVANLPGLVASPNERWRLRWIAPASDQSLS from the coding sequence ATGACCACTTCCACACGCAACGGTCATGATCTTGCCGCCAGGCTTCTTCAAGCCTTGGCGCCTTGGCGTGCTGCGCCAGCCTGGCACATCGGTTTTTCCGGCGGCCTTGATTCCACTGTGCTGCTGCATCTTCTTGCTGACCTCTCCAGGCGCGAAACGCTGCCTGCGCTCAACGCTGTTCATGTTCATCACGGCCTGCAGGCTGCTGCCGATGCCTGGCCGGAGCATTGTCGGCAAGTGTGTCAGGCACTGGGCGTCGCATTCGAGCGGGTTCGCGTGCAGGTCGAGCCGGGCGCAAGCATCGAGCAAGCGGCCCGGCAGGCGCGCTATGCCGCGTTTACCGACCGGCTGGGTGAAGGCGATGTGCTGCTGACCGGCCAGCATCGCGATGATCAGGCCGAGACCCTGTTATTCCGCCTGCTGCGTGGCGCAGGGGTGCGTGGTCTGGCTGGCATGCCTGTTCAGCGTATTCTGGGGCGCGGGCATCTGGTGAGGCCGCTGCTGGCGGTGTCGCGAACCGAACTGGAGGACTACGCGCTTCAGCGGGGTCTGACTTGGGTCGAGGATCCCAGCAATGACGATCAGCAGTTCTCGCGCAACTTTCTGCGCGGTCAGGTGCTGCCACTGCTCACGTCCAGATGGCCGCAGGCGTCCGCCAGCCTTGCACGCACCGCGGTTCATCTTGGCGAAGCGCAACAATTGCTGGACGAGCTTGCGGCGCAGGACATCGCCGATGCCCAGGCCACAACGCCGTATGCCTGGCTCGGCTTGCCGGTGTTGAACCTCGAACCGCTTGCCGGCTTGTCGGTCGCGCGGCAGCGCAACGCTTTGCGTTACTGGCTGGCGCCGTTGACCCGCCTGCCGGATACCGATCATTGGGCCGGTTGGGATACGCTGCGCGATGCAGCTCCCGACGCGTTGCCGCTGTGGCGGCTTGCCGAGGGTACGCTGTATCGCGCGCAGAGCCTCCTTTGGTGGCTGCCTGCCGGTTGGGAGCGGGCGTGCTCAGGGCCGACGCTGTGGCACGACCCCCGGGCACCGTTGAGTCTTCCCGGTAACGGTCAACTGACGCTGGACGACGGCGCGCCAGACGGACCGTTGCAGGTTCGCTATCGGCAGGGCGGGGAGGTGATGCGCATCGCCGGGCGTGGCCGTCGTGATCTCAAGCGGCTGCTCAACGAGCAGGCGGTACCGGCGTTTTTGCGCGGCAGATTGCCGCTGCTGTACCGTGGCGACGAGTTGCTGGCGGTTGCCAACCTGCCCGGACTGGTCGCTTCGCCCAATGAACGCTGGCGTTTGCGCTGGATTGCGCCGGCCAGCGACCAAAGTTTGAGCTGA
- a CDS encoding CTP synthase, whose product MTRYIFVTGGVVSSLGKGIASASLAAILEARGLKVTMLKLDPYINVDPGTMSPFQHGEVFVTHDGAETDLDLGHYERFIRTTMTQNNNFTTGRVYEHVLRKERRGDYLGATIQVIPHITDEIKRRIIKGAGDADVALVEIGGTVGDIESQPFLEAIRQLRFEVGARRAMLMHLTLVPYIATAGETKTKPTQHSVKELRSIGLQPDILVCRSDHPIDISSRRKIAQFTNVEERAVIALEDADTIYKIPGILHSQGLDDFVVERFGLQCGGADLSEWDKVVDAKLNPEHEVTIAMVGKYMELLDAYKSLIEAMSHAGITNRTKVNLRYIDSEDIENQGTGLLEGVDAILVPGGFGLRGVEGKITAVQFARENKVPYLGICLGMQVAVIEFARNVLGWKDANSTEFDRTSAHAVVGLITEWEDATGAVETRTESSDLGGTMRLGAQECQLEAGSLVHDCYAKEVIVERHRHRYEVNNNLLPQLIEAGLKVSGRSGDGALVEVVEAPDHPWFVACQFHPEFTSTPRDGHPLFSGFVKAALAQHQKNS is encoded by the coding sequence ATGACGCGCTACATCTTCGTCACGGGCGGTGTTGTTTCTTCATTGGGGAAAGGCATTGCCTCGGCTTCACTGGCGGCCATCCTGGAGGCGCGGGGACTCAAGGTCACCATGCTGAAACTGGATCCCTACATCAATGTGGACCCAGGCACCATGAGCCCGTTCCAGCACGGTGAGGTGTTCGTCACCCACGACGGCGCTGAAACCGACCTTGACCTTGGTCACTACGAGCGGTTCATCCGCACCACAATGACCCAGAACAACAACTTCACTACCGGCCGTGTGTACGAACACGTCCTGCGCAAAGAGCGTCGTGGTGATTATCTGGGCGCGACGATTCAGGTCATTCCGCACATTACCGATGAGATCAAGCGTCGCATTATCAAGGGTGCAGGCGATGCCGACGTGGCACTGGTCGAAATCGGCGGCACGGTCGGCGACATCGAGTCGCAACCGTTCCTCGAAGCCATTCGCCAGTTGCGCTTCGAAGTCGGCGCACGCCGCGCGATGCTGATGCACCTGACGCTGGTGCCGTACATCGCCACCGCTGGCGAGACCAAAACCAAGCCGACGCAGCATTCGGTGAAGGAATTGCGCTCCATCGGCCTGCAGCCGGACATCCTGGTTTGCCGCTCCGATCATCCGATCGATATCTCGTCGCGTCGCAAGATCGCTCAGTTCACCAACGTCGAAGAGCGTGCGGTCATCGCCCTCGAAGACGCGGACACCATCTACAAGATCCCGGGCATCCTGCATTCGCAAGGCCTGGACGATTTTGTCGTCGAGCGCTTCGGCCTGCAGTGTGGCGGTGCCGACTTGTCCGAATGGGACAAGGTGGTCGACGCCAAGCTCAACCCGGAACACGAAGTCACCATCGCGATGGTCGGCAAGTACATGGAACTGCTCGACGCCTACAAATCGTTGATCGAAGCCATGAGCCACGCCGGCATCACCAATCGCACCAAGGTTAACCTGCGTTACATCGATTCCGAAGACATCGAAAACCAGGGTACCGGCCTGCTGGAAGGCGTCGATGCGATTCTGGTTCCTGGCGGCTTCGGTCTGCGTGGCGTCGAAGGCAAGATCACTGCGGTGCAGTTTGCCCGTGAAAACAAGGTCCCGTATCTGGGCATCTGTCTGGGTATGCAGGTGGCGGTCATCGAGTTCGCACGTAACGTGCTGGGCTGGAAAGATGCCAACTCCACTGAATTCGATCGTACCAGCGCGCATGCCGTGGTCGGTCTGATTACCGAGTGGGAAGACGCCACTGGCGCAGTCGAAACCCGTACCGAAAGCTCCGATCTGGGCGGCACCATGCGTCTGGGTGCGCAGGAATGCCAGCTTGAAGCCGGTTCGCTGGTCCACGACTGCTACGCCAAGGAGGTGATTGTCGAGCGCCATCGCCATCGCTATGAAGTGAACAACAACCTGCTGCCGCAACTGATCGAGGCGGGCCTGAAGGTTTCCGGTCGCTCCGGTGATGGTGCGCTGGTCGAAGTGGTCGAAGCGCCGGATCATCCATGGTTTGTGGCATGCCAGTTCCACCCAGAGTTCACCTCGACGCCGCGTGATGGCCATCCGCTGTTCAGCGGGTTTGTCAAAGCGGCATTGGCTCAACATCAGAAAAATTCCTGA
- the kdsA gene encoding 3-deoxy-8-phosphooctulonate synthase, whose amino-acid sequence MAQKIIRVGSIEVANDKPMVLFGGMNVLESRDMAMQVCEEYVRVTEKLGIPYVFKASFDKANRSSVTSYRGPGLEEGMRIFEEIKRTFNVPLITDVHEPHQAAVVAEVCDIIQLPAFLSRQTDLVVAMAKTGAIINIKKAQFLAPQEMKHILTKCEEAGNDQLILCERGSSFGYNNLVVDMLGFGIMKQFEYPILFDVTHALQMPGGRADSAGGRRAQVLDLAKAGISQNLAGLFLEAHPDPDNAKCDGPCALRLDKLEPFLAQLKSLDELVKSFPIVETA is encoded by the coding sequence ATGGCTCAGAAAATCATTCGCGTAGGTTCGATCGAGGTCGCCAACGACAAGCCGATGGTGTTGTTCGGCGGCATGAACGTGCTCGAATCCCGGGACATGGCCATGCAGGTCTGCGAAGAGTACGTGCGAGTGACCGAAAAGCTCGGTATCCCTTACGTGTTCAAGGCCAGCTTCGACAAGGCCAACCGCTCTTCGGTAACGTCCTACCGTGGTCCTGGCCTTGAAGAAGGCATGCGCATTTTCGAAGAGATCAAGCGTACCTTCAACGTGCCGCTGATCACTGACGTGCACGAGCCTCATCAGGCCGCGGTAGTGGCCGAAGTGTGCGACATTATCCAGCTGCCGGCGTTTCTGTCGCGTCAGACCGACCTGGTGGTGGCGATGGCCAAGACCGGCGCAATCATCAACATCAAGAAAGCCCAGTTTCTCGCACCGCAGGAAATGAAACACATCCTGACCAAGTGTGAAGAGGCGGGTAACGATCAGTTGATCCTCTGTGAGCGTGGTTCGAGCTTCGGCTACAACAACTTGGTGGTGGACATGCTCGGCTTCGGCATCATGAAGCAGTTCGAATACCCGATATTGTTCGACGTGACCCACGCTCTGCAGATGCCGGGCGGTCGTGCTGATTCTGCCGGTGGCCGTCGTGCCCAGGTGCTTGATCTGGCCAAGGCCGGTATCAGCCAGAATCTGGCTGGCCTGTTCCTGGAAGCCCACCCGGATCCAGACAACGCCAAATGCGATGGCCCTTGCGCCTTGCGTCTGGACAAACTGGAGCCATTCCTGGCCCAGCTCAAGTCACTGGATGAACTTGTCAAAAGTTTTCCGATCGTAGAGACCGCTTGA
- the eno gene encoding phosphopyruvate hydratase, whose product MAKIVDIKGREVLDSRGNPTVEADVLLDNGIIGSACAPSGASTGSREALELRDGDKSRYMGKGVLKAVANINGPIRDLLLGKDPVDQKALDHAMIALDATENKASLGANAILAVSLAAAKAAAQDQDLPLYAHIANLNGTPGVYSMPVPMMNIINGGEHADNNIDIQEFMIQPVGAKTFAEGLRWGTEIFHHLKAVLKARGLNTAVGDEGGFAPNLASNKEALDAIAEAVANAGYTLGTDVTLALDCAASEFYKNGKYKLSEEGEYSSAEFAEYLAELTRKHPIISIEDGLDESDWDGWKILTDKIGEKVQLVGDDLFVTNTKILKEGIDKKIANSILIKFNQIGTLTETLEAIQMAKAAGYTAIISHRSGETEDSTIADLAVGTAAGQIKTGSLCRSDRVSKYNQLLRIEEQLGAKAVYRGRGEFRG is encoded by the coding sequence ATGGCAAAAATCGTTGACATCAAAGGTCGTGAGGTTCTCGACTCCCGTGGCAATCCTACCGTTGAAGCCGATGTGCTCCTCGATAATGGCATCATCGGCAGTGCCTGTGCGCCGTCCGGTGCATCAACCGGCTCGCGCGAAGCGCTGGAGCTGCGTGATGGCGACAAGAGCCGTTACATGGGCAAGGGTGTTCTGAAGGCTGTGGCCAACATCAATGGTCCGATTCGTGACCTTCTGCTAGGCAAGGACCCGGTCGATCAGAAGGCGCTGGATCACGCGATGATCGCGCTGGATGCTACCGAGAACAAGGCAAGCCTTGGCGCAAACGCCATTCTCGCCGTGTCTCTGGCCGCTGCCAAAGCCGCTGCCCAGGACCAGGATCTGCCGCTGTACGCGCACATCGCCAACCTGAATGGCACACCGGGCGTCTACTCGATGCCGGTGCCGATGATGAACATCATCAACGGTGGCGAGCACGCCGATAACAACATCGACATCCAGGAATTCATGATTCAGCCTGTCGGTGCCAAAACCTTCGCCGAAGGCCTGCGCTGGGGCACCGAGATTTTTCATCACCTCAAGGCTGTACTCAAGGCACGTGGCCTGAACACCGCAGTGGGTGATGAAGGTGGTTTCGCGCCTAACCTGGCGTCCAACAAAGAAGCACTCGACGCCATCGCCGAAGCCGTTGCCAACGCTGGCTACACCCTGGGCACCGACGTGACCCTGGCACTGGATTGCGCGGCAAGCGAGTTCTACAAGAACGGCAAGTACAAACTGAGCGAAGAAGGCGAGTACAGCTCTGCCGAGTTTGCCGAATACCTTGCCGAGCTGACTCGCAAGCACCCGATCATTTCCATCGAAGACGGTCTGGACGAGTCCGATTGGGACGGCTGGAAAATCCTTACCGACAAGATCGGCGAGAAAGTCCAACTGGTCGGTGACGACCTGTTCGTGACCAATACCAAGATCCTTAAAGAAGGCATCGACAAGAAGATCGCCAACTCGATCCTGATCAAGTTCAACCAGATCGGTACGCTGACCGAAACGCTGGAAGCCATTCAGATGGCCAAGGCTGCTGGTTACACGGCGATCATCTCTCATCGTTCCGGCGAAACCGAAGATTCGACCATCGCCGACCTCGCTGTGGGAACCGCTGCCGGTCAGATCAAAACCGGTTCGCTGTGCCGCTCCGACCGCGTATCCAAGTACAACCAGTTGCTGCGTATCGAAGAGCAATTGGGTGCCAAGGCTGTGTATCGTGGTCGTGGTGAGTTTCGCGGCTGA
- a CDS encoding septum formation initiator family protein → MRSPNWLFLILLLMLGGLQHRLWVGNGSLAQVASLTQQIADQHAENEVLLERNRVLDAEVLELKKGLETVEERARHELGMVKDGETLYQLAQ, encoded by the coding sequence ATGCGCAGTCCTAACTGGTTATTCCTCATCCTGCTTCTGATGCTGGGTGGCTTGCAACACCGCCTGTGGGTCGGTAACGGCAGCCTCGCGCAAGTGGCCAGCCTGACTCAGCAGATCGCCGACCAGCATGCTGAGAATGAGGTATTGCTGGAGCGTAACCGTGTGCTGGACGCCGAGGTTCTGGAACTGAAAAAAGGTCTGGAAACCGTTGAAGAGCGCGCCCGGCATGAACTGGGCATGGTCAAGGACGGCGAAACCCTCTACCAGCTCGCGCAATAA
- the ispD gene encoding 2-C-methyl-D-erythritol 4-phosphate cytidylyltransferase codes for MKDFLPAFWAVIPAAGIGARMAADRPKQYLQLGGLTILEHSLLCFLDHPRLKGLVISLAVDDPYWADLPCAHDSRIQRVVGGSERSGSVLNALLHLHAQGASDNDWVLVHDAARPNLARSDLDNLLGELADDPVGGLLAVPARDTLKRADNSGRVLETVDRSLIWQAFTPQMFRLGALHRALADSLVSNVSITDEASAIEWAGQSPRLIEGRSDNIKVTRPEDLEWLRQRRSEFGR; via the coding sequence ATGAAAGACTTTCTTCCTGCCTTCTGGGCAGTGATTCCTGCAGCGGGCATCGGTGCTCGCATGGCAGCCGACCGTCCCAAGCAATATCTGCAACTGGGCGGCCTGACCATTCTCGAACACAGCCTGCTTTGCTTTCTCGATCACCCCCGGCTCAAGGGCCTGGTGATCAGTCTGGCGGTGGACGATCCGTACTGGGCGGACTTGCCCTGTGCGCATGATTCACGCATTCAGCGCGTGGTTGGCGGCAGCGAACGTTCCGGCTCGGTGCTCAACGCGCTGCTGCATCTGCACGCGCAAGGCGCCAGCGACAACGATTGGGTGCTGGTGCATGATGCGGCGCGTCCGAACCTGGCGCGCAGCGATCTGGACAACCTGCTCGGCGAGCTGGCTGACGACCCGGTTGGTGGCCTGCTGGCGGTACCGGCGCGCGATACGCTCAAGCGCGCAGACAACAGCGGTCGCGTGCTGGAAACCGTGGACCGGAGCCTGATCTGGCAAGCGTTCACACCGCAGATGTTTCGTCTGGGCGCTTTGCATCGCGCGCTGGCGGACAGTCTGGTTTCGAATGTGAGCATTACCGACGAGGCGTCGGCCATCGAGTGGGCAGGGCAGTCGCCCCGGCTGATCGAAGGGCGCTCGGATAACATCAAGGTCACGCGTCCGGAAGACCTGGAATGGCTGCGTCAGCGCCGTAGCGAGTTCGGCCGCTAA
- a CDS encoding LysR family transcriptional regulator, producing MYTNRWEGLDEFVAVAECGQFTAAAQRLGVSSSHVSRQIARLEERLQTRLLYRSTRKVALTEAGQTFLHHCQRLQDGREEALRAVGDLASEPKGLLRMTCAVAYGERFITPLVTRFMGLYPHLRVDIELSNDTLDLVHEGMDLAIRLGRLQDSRRVATRLAPRQMYLCASPSYIQRYGRPHSLSELSRHNCLIGGSDTWLLQQNGREFSQRVQGNWRCNSGQAVLDAALHGVGLCQLPDYYVQKHLKDGTLVSLLEAHQPPNTAVWALYPQQRHLSPKVRKLVDYLKEALAMRDEYRQ from the coding sequence ATGTACACCAATCGCTGGGAAGGTCTGGATGAGTTTGTCGCCGTTGCCGAGTGCGGCCAGTTCACAGCCGCCGCGCAACGCCTGGGCGTGTCGTCTTCGCATGTCAGCCGCCAGATAGCGCGCCTTGAAGAACGCCTGCAAACCCGCCTGCTCTACCGCAGCACGCGCAAGGTCGCGTTGACCGAAGCTGGCCAGACCTTTCTGCATCACTGCCAGCGTTTGCAGGACGGTCGCGAAGAAGCGCTGCGTGCGGTGGGGGATCTGGCCAGTGAGCCGAAAGGCTTGTTGCGCATGACCTGCGCTGTGGCCTACGGCGAGCGCTTCATCACGCCGCTGGTCACGCGTTTCATGGGCCTGTATCCGCACCTGCGCGTGGACATCGAGCTGAGCAATGACACGCTCGATCTGGTGCACGAAGGCATGGATCTGGCCATTCGACTGGGGCGGCTGCAAGACTCCCGACGGGTCGCGACGCGCCTTGCACCGCGCCAGATGTACCTGTGCGCATCGCCCTCCTACATTCAGCGTTATGGCCGACCGCACAGCCTCTCGGAACTGAGTCGGCACAACTGCCTGATCGGCGGAAGTGATACCTGGCTCTTGCAGCAGAACGGTCGCGAGTTTTCGCAGCGGGTGCAAGGCAACTGGCGTTGCAACAGCGGGCAAGCGGTGCTGGACGCCGCGCTGCACGGCGTGGGCCTGTGTCAGTTACCGGATTATTACGTGCAGAAACATCTCAAGGACGGCACGCTGGTTTCCCTGCTGGAGGCGCATCAGCCGCCCAACACCGCCGTCTGGGCGCTGTACCCGCAACAAAGGCACCTGTCGCCCAAAGTGCGCAAGCTGGTGGATTATCTGAAAGAAGCGCTGGCGATGCGCGATGAGTATCGTCAGTAG
- a CDS encoding S-(hydroxymethyl)glutathione dehydrogenase/class III alcohol dehydrogenase, whose product MIKSRAAVAFEAKKPLEIVEVDVAMPKAGEVLLKVVASGVCHTDAYTLSGADPEGIFPSILGHEGGAIVEAVGEGVTSVVVGDHVIPLYTPECRQCKFCRSGKTNLCQAIRSTQGKGLMPDGTTRFSYKGEPIFHYMGTSTFSEYTVLPEISVAKIDKKAPLEKVCLLGCGVTTGIGAVLNTAKVKPGDTVAIFGLGGIGLSAVIGAVKAKAARIIAIDINPAKFEIAKQLGATDCVNPKDFDRPIQEVIVDMTDGGVDFSFECIGNVQLMRSALESCHKGWGESVIIGVAGAGQEIATRPFQLVTGRVWRGSAFGGVRGRTELPSYVDMAQTGEIPLDTFITHTMGLEDINKAFDLMHEGKSIRTVIHF is encoded by the coding sequence ATGATCAAGTCACGCGCTGCAGTGGCCTTTGAAGCCAAAAAGCCACTGGAAATCGTCGAAGTCGACGTTGCCATGCCCAAGGCAGGCGAAGTGTTGCTCAAAGTGGTGGCATCCGGTGTCTGTCATACCGACGCGTACACGCTTTCCGGCGCTGACCCTGAAGGCATTTTTCCATCGATTCTCGGCCACGAAGGCGGTGCGATCGTCGAAGCGGTTGGCGAGGGCGTGACCTCTGTGGTAGTCGGTGATCACGTGATTCCGCTGTACACCCCGGAATGCCGCCAGTGCAAATTCTGCCGCTCGGGCAAGACCAACCTTTGCCAGGCGATTCGTTCTACTCAAGGAAAGGGCCTGATGCCGGATGGCACTACGCGTTTTTCCTACAAGGGCGAGCCGATTTTTCATTACATGGGCACCTCGACCTTCTCTGAATACACCGTATTGCCTGAGATTTCCGTCGCCAAAATCGACAAGAAAGCGCCTTTGGAAAAGGTCTGCCTGCTCGGCTGTGGCGTCACCACCGGTATCGGCGCCGTGCTCAATACGGCCAAGGTCAAGCCGGGCGACACCGTGGCCATTTTCGGCCTGGGCGGGATCGGCCTGTCGGCGGTGATTGGCGCTGTAAAGGCCAAGGCTGCACGAATCATCGCCATCGACATCAACCCGGCCAAGTTCGAGATCGCCAAACAGCTGGGCGCCACCGATTGCGTCAACCCGAAGGATTTCGATCGTCCGATTCAGGAAGTCATCGTCGATATGACAGATGGCGGCGTCGACTTCTCGTTCGAGTGCATCGGTAACGTGCAATTGATGCGCTCGGCGCTGGAGTCCTGCCACAAAGGCTGGGGCGAGTCGGTGATCATCGGCGTGGCCGGTGCAGGTCAGGAAATTGCCACCCGTCCATTTCAACTGGTGACCGGGCGCGTCTGGCGCGGTTCGGCGTTTGGCGGCGTGCGTGGCCGTACCGAGCTGCCAAGCTATGTCGACATGGCGCAAACCGGCGAAATCCCGCTGGATACTTTCATCACCCACACCATGGGCCTGGAAGACATCAACAAGGCTTTCGATCTGATGCACGAAGGCAAAAGCATTCGCACCGTCATTCATTTTTGA
- the fghA gene encoding S-formylglutathione hydrolase: protein MPLENISCQKSFGGWHKRYRHLSPVLGCDMVFAVYLPPQAEQGGKLPVLYWLSGLTCTDENFMQKAAAHRLAAELGIIIVAPDTSPRGADVADDPDGAWDFGQGAGFYLNATEAPYARHYQMHDYVVKELPALIEAHFPASQARSISGHSMGGHGALVCALRNPGRYKSVSAFSPISNPIDCPWGQKAFSRYLGEDRSRWREWDASVLMSGAAEKLPTLVDQGDRDDFLVNQLKPEALLQAAKAADYPLTLRMQPGYDHSYFFIASFIEDHLRHHADALNS, encoded by the coding sequence ATGCCTTTGGAAAATATCTCCTGTCAAAAAAGCTTTGGTGGCTGGCACAAGCGTTACAGGCACCTCTCGCCAGTGCTGGGCTGCGACATGGTGTTTGCGGTGTATTTGCCGCCGCAGGCCGAGCAGGGCGGCAAATTGCCCGTACTGTACTGGTTGTCCGGGCTGACTTGCACGGATGAAAACTTCATGCAGAAAGCGGCGGCGCACCGGCTCGCGGCCGAGTTGGGCATCATTATCGTGGCGCCCGACACCAGCCCGCGCGGCGCCGATGTCGCCGATGACCCGGACGGTGCCTGGGATTTCGGCCAAGGCGCAGGCTTTTATCTGAATGCCACTGAAGCGCCGTATGCCCGGCATTATCAAATGCATGATTACGTGGTCAAAGAGCTACCCGCGCTGATTGAAGCGCATTTCCCGGCGTCACAGGCCCGCAGCATCAGTGGCCACTCGATGGGTGGTCACGGCGCGCTGGTGTGTGCCCTGCGCAATCCCGGCCGTTACAAGTCGGTGTCGGCGTTTTCGCCAATCAGCAACCCGATTGATTGCCCATGGGGGCAGAAAGCCTTTTCTCGGTATTTGGGCGAAGACCGTTCGCGGTGGCGTGAGTGGGATGCCAGCGTGCTGATGTCCGGCGCTGCAGAGAAGCTGCCGACCCTGGTCGATCAAGGTGATCGGGATGATTTCCTGGTCAATCAGCTCAAGCCCGAGGCTCTGCTTCAGGCCGCCAAAGCCGCCGACTATCCGCTGACCCTGCGGATGCAGCCAGGCTATGACCACAGCTACTTCTTCATCGCCAGTTTCATAGAAGACCATTTACGGCATCACGCCGACGCCTTGAACAGCTAA
- the ispF gene encoding 2-C-methyl-D-erythritol 2,4-cyclodiphosphate synthase — MRIGHGYDVHRFAEGDFITLGGVRIAHGFGLLAHSDGDVLLHALSDALLGAAALGDIGKHFPDTDPQFKGADSRLLLRHVLKQIHDKGWKVGNVDATIVAQAPKMAPHIDAMRALIAEDLNVEPDQVNVKATTTEKLGFTGREEGIAVHAVALLLRA, encoded by the coding sequence ATGCGTATTGGCCATGGCTACGATGTGCACCGTTTCGCTGAAGGCGATTTCATAACCTTGGGCGGGGTGCGGATTGCACACGGTTTCGGCCTGTTGGCCCACTCCGATGGCGATGTGCTGCTGCACGCCCTCAGTGATGCACTGCTGGGTGCCGCTGCGCTGGGCGACATCGGCAAGCATTTCCCCGACACAGACCCGCAATTCAAGGGCGCTGACAGCCGTTTGTTGCTGCGCCATGTGCTCAAACAGATCCACGACAAAGGCTGGAAGGTCGGTAATGTCGACGCCACGATCGTCGCCCAGGCGCCGAAGATGGCCCCGCACATCGACGCAATGCGCGCGTTGATCGCCGAGGACCTGAACGTAGAGCCGGATCAGGTGAACGTGAAAGCCACCACCACGGAAAAGCTCGGTTTTACTGGTCGTGAAGAAGGCATCGCGGTGCACGCCGTCGCGTTGTTGCTGCGCGCATGA